A portion of the Phacochoerus africanus isolate WHEZ1 chromosome 5, ROS_Pafr_v1, whole genome shotgun sequence genome contains these proteins:
- the LOC125126911 gene encoding LOW QUALITY PROTEIN: AP-3 complex subunit sigma-1-like (The sequence of the model RefSeq protein was modified relative to this genomic sequence to represent the inferred CDS: inserted 1 base in 1 codon), whose translation MFLVTNDCDKEALKQGAGREGSPVRSEGNLWRPPPPWPPAPTRRVHGKPRLAKFHQPYSEDTQQEIIRETFHLVSKRDENVCNFLEGGLLIGGSDSKLIYRHYGXHFIFCVDSSEGELGILDLIQVFVETLDKCFENVCELDLIFHVDKVHNILAEMVMGGTVLETNMNETVTQIDAQNKLEKSEAGLAGAPARAVSAVKNMNLPETPRNINIGDICIKVPNLPSLK comes from the exons ATGTTCCTGGTGACCAATGACTGTGATAAAGAAGCACTGAAGCAA ggggcgggcagggaAGGATCGCCAGTGAGATCCGAGGGGAACCTCTGGCGcccgcccccaccctggcccccagCTCCCACCCGGCGGGTCCACGGGAAGCCGCGGCTCGCCAAGTTCCACCAGCCCTACAGTGAAGACACCCAACAGGAAATCATCAGGGAGACATTCCATTTGGTGTCTAAGAGAGATGAGAATGTTTGCAACTTCCTAGAAGGAGGATTATTAATTGGAGGATCTGACAGCAAACTGATTTACAGACATTATG AACATTTCATCTTCTGTGTGGATTCTTCAGAAGGTGAACTTGGCATTTTAGATCTAATTCAAGTATTTGTAGAAACATTAGACAAGTGTTTTGAAAATGTCTGTGAACTGGATTTAATTTTCCATGTAGATAAGGTTCACAATATTCTTGCAGAAATGGTGATGGGAGGAACGGTACTGGAGACCAACATGAATGAGACTGTTACCCAAATTGATGCGCAAAATAAACTGGAGAAGTCTGAGGCTGGCTTAGCAGGAGCTCCAGCCCGTGCTGTATCAGCTGTAAAGAATATGAATCTTCCTGAGACCCCAAGAAATATCAACATTGGTGACATCTGTATAAAAGTGCCAAACCTGCcctctttgaaataa